From the Bacteroidia bacterium genome, one window contains:
- a CDS encoding cysteine desulfurase translates to MSTPHLFTSHFDADRVREDFPILARTVRGRPLVYLDNAASTQKPQAVIDAVSSFYREDYSNVHRGVHYLSQRATDLYEDARRTVQQFLNAASDDEIIFVKGTTEAINLVAQTYGRANVREGDEIVVSAMEHHANIVPWQMLCEEKGAKLRVIPMNHDGELLLDDFESLLGPRTRIVCVTHVSNALGTVNPVRDIIRMAHAHGIPVLVDGAQSAQHLPIDVQELDCDFFAMSGHKMYGPTGTGVLYGKRALLDAMPPYQGGGDMILSVTFEKTIYNEVPFKFEAGTPNIAGAVGLAAALRYFRSLDLEALVAHEQELLRYATEQLAAITELRLVGTAKEKASVLSFTLCAVHPHDIGTILDQAGIAVRAGHHCAQPVMKFYGIPATARASFSFYNTREDVDALVRGVHSVLEVFA, encoded by the coding sequence ATGAGTACACCGCATCTCTTTACGTCGCATTTCGACGCAGATCGCGTTCGCGAGGACTTTCCCATCCTCGCGCGCACTGTCCGTGGTCGTCCGCTGGTGTACCTGGATAACGCGGCGTCCACGCAGAAGCCGCAAGCCGTGATCGACGCGGTGTCGTCGTTTTACCGCGAGGACTATTCCAACGTGCATCGCGGCGTGCATTATCTCAGTCAGCGTGCCACGGATCTGTACGAAGACGCGCGACGCACGGTGCAGCAATTCCTGAATGCGGCGAGCGACGATGAAATCATTTTCGTGAAAGGCACTACGGAGGCGATCAATCTCGTCGCGCAGACGTATGGACGCGCGAATGTGCGCGAAGGAGACGAGATCGTCGTATCGGCCATGGAGCATCACGCGAATATCGTGCCGTGGCAGATGCTCTGCGAAGAGAAGGGCGCGAAGCTGCGTGTTATTCCGATGAATCACGACGGCGAACTCCTCCTCGACGATTTCGAATCGCTGCTCGGACCGCGTACACGCATCGTATGTGTGACGCATGTGTCCAACGCGCTTGGTACCGTGAATCCCGTACGCGACATCATCAGAATGGCGCATGCGCACGGTATTCCTGTGCTCGTGGACGGGGCGCAGTCCGCCCAGCATCTGCCCATCGATGTGCAGGAATTGGACTGCGATTTTTTCGCTATGAGCGGACACAAGATGTACGGTCCGACTGGCACAGGTGTGCTCTATGGCAAGCGCGCACTGTTGGATGCCATGCCGCCATATCAGGGAGGTGGAGACATGATTCTCTCCGTCACCTTCGAGAAAACGATCTATAACGAGGTCCCGTTCAAATTCGAAGCCGGCACACCGAACATCGCCGGTGCTGTCGGGCTCGCCGCCGCACTCCGCTATTTCAGATCTCTGGATCTCGAAGCGCTCGTTGCACATGAACAGGAGCTGTTGCGGTATGCCACCGAGCAGCTCGCCGCCATCACCGAGCTGCGGCTGGTCGGCACGGCGAAGGAAAAAGCGAGCGTATTATCCTTTACTCTGTGCGCTGTGCATCCGCACGATATCGGCACGATACTCGATCAGGCCGGCATTGCGGTGCGGGCGGGTCATCACTGCGCGCAGCCGGTGATGAAATTCTATGGGATACCCGCGACGGCGCGCGCTTCATTTTCGTTTTACAATACGCGCGAAGACGTCGACGCCCTGGTGCGCGGCGTGCACAGCGTGCTGGAGGTATTTGCGTGA
- the sufC gene encoding Fe-S cluster assembly ATPase SufC, with protein MLEIRNLHAAVEGKQILKGLNLTVHAGEVHAIMGPNGSGKSTLAGVLAGRDLYTVTEGEVLYNGQNLLDLAPEERAREGIFLAFQYPVEIPGVSNSYFLKAALNAVRKARGEAELDAVDFLALIKDKMKLVEMNPSLLNRPVNEGFSGGEKKRNEILQMAVLDPQLAILDETDSGLDIDALRIVAGGVNKLRRPDNAAIVVTHYQRLLDYIVPDVVHVLVDGRIVKSGDKDLALHLEEEGYDWARELMAEPAAQPA; from the coding sequence ATGCTCGAAATCAGAAATCTTCACGCGGCGGTCGAAGGGAAGCAGATCCTCAAGGGATTGAATCTTACCGTGCACGCGGGTGAAGTACATGCCATCATGGGTCCCAACGGATCGGGCAAAAGCACTCTCGCAGGGGTGCTGGCGGGCCGCGATCTGTACACCGTCACAGAGGGCGAAGTCCTCTACAATGGTCAAAACCTGCTCGATCTCGCACCGGAGGAGCGGGCCCGTGAAGGGATTTTTCTCGCCTTTCAGTATCCTGTCGAAATTCCCGGCGTGAGCAACTCCTATTTTCTCAAGGCTGCCCTGAATGCCGTGCGCAAGGCGCGCGGCGAGGCCGAACTCGATGCCGTCGATTTCCTCGCGCTGATCAAGGATAAAATGAAGCTGGTGGAAATGAATCCGTCACTGCTCAATCGGCCCGTGAATGAGGGTTTTTCCGGCGGTGAAAAAAAGCGCAACGAGATTCTGCAGATGGCGGTTCTCGATCCTCAGTTAGCCATTCTCGACGAAACCGATTCGGGCCTCGACATCGACGCGCTGCGCATCGTTGCCGGCGGCGTAAACAAACTGCGCAGGCCGGACAATGCCGCCATCGTCGTGACGCATTATCAGCGTCTTCTCGATTATATCGTCCCCGACGTGGTGCATGTGCTTGTGGATGGACGCATCGTGAAATCGGGCGACAAGGACCTGGCGCTGCATCTCGAGGAAGAGGGGTACGACTGGGCTCGTGAACTGATGGCGGAACCTGCCGCGCAACCCGCGTAA
- the sufD gene encoding Fe-S cluster assembly protein SufD, translating into MNNEQAIQRFREHFDRFERTLNGESATPLHGLRREAIGTVERLGFPTLKQEDWRFTNIGPLFATDFVPAALVHAALPQRSALQHFFEGLHDAITMVFLDGIYAPALSTMESLPDGLTVRSLAEMTRPDPALPGGMHADISEGTQAFPALNAAFLVDGAYIHLRRSVASERIVHILFLSSATEAPLLVQPRVHIAVEEGASLRVVEQYGSLAGAAHFTNAAVSVEIGPNAGLEHVVVQRENTQAFHIGMTHARVSRDARYSNRYFGFGAAITRNNITAVFEGQHGETVLEGLYLPTETQHMDHFTVIDHAQPHCESHELYKGILDDTTRAVFSGRIIVRQDAQKTNAKQSNNNLLLSDDAKVNTKPQLEIYADDVKCTHGATVGRLSDDALFYLRSRGIDAGQARSILAHAFAAELVDRVSIESLHDSLNALINARLDRSTIS; encoded by the coding sequence ATGAATAACGAACAGGCAATTCAACGCTTCCGCGAACACTTCGACCGCTTCGAGCGCACGCTCAACGGCGAATCAGCTACCCCGCTTCACGGTCTGCGACGCGAGGCTATCGGCACTGTTGAGCGCCTCGGCTTCCCGACGCTCAAGCAGGAGGATTGGAGATTCACGAACATCGGTCCTCTTTTCGCCACGGATTTTGTCCCCGCCGCCCTCGTACATGCTGCGTTGCCGCAACGTAGTGCTCTGCAGCATTTCTTCGAGGGCCTGCATGACGCCATAACCATGGTGTTTCTCGACGGCATCTATGCCCCTGCGCTTTCCACGATGGAGTCCCTTCCCGATGGACTGACCGTGCGGTCGCTTGCGGAGATGACAAGGCCAGATCCCGCCCTGCCGGGTGGCATGCATGCGGATATCTCGGAGGGTACGCAGGCCTTTCCGGCGCTCAACGCGGCATTCCTCGTGGATGGAGCCTACATACATCTGCGGCGCTCTGTCGCCTCTGAACGTATCGTGCATATTTTGTTTCTGAGTTCCGCAACCGAGGCGCCGCTGCTCGTCCAGCCGCGCGTACACATTGCCGTGGAAGAGGGTGCATCTCTTCGTGTTGTCGAGCAGTATGGGTCCTTGGCCGGCGCAGCACATTTCACCAACGCTGCGGTCAGTGTGGAAATCGGACCCAATGCCGGGCTCGAGCACGTGGTCGTGCAGCGGGAAAACACGCAGGCGTTTCACATAGGCATGACGCACGCCCGGGTCTCACGTGACGCCCGGTACAGCAATCGCTACTTCGGTTTCGGCGCGGCAATCACGCGCAACAACATCACTGCCGTATTCGAAGGTCAGCATGGCGAGACCGTGCTGGAAGGCTTGTATCTCCCCACCGAGACGCAACATATGGATCATTTCACCGTGATTGACCATGCGCAGCCGCATTGCGAAAGTCACGAGCTGTACAAAGGTATTCTCGACGACACGACGCGCGCCGTGTTCAGCGGCCGCATCATCGTGCGTCAGGATGCGCAGAAAACCAATGCGAAGCAGTCGAATAACAACCTGCTTCTTTCAGACGACGCGAAGGTGAACACCAAGCCGCAGCTTGAGATCTACGCCGACGATGTGAAGTGCACGCACGGCGCCACCGTGGGCCGGCTTTCCGACGATGCACTGTTTTATCTTCGCAGCCGCGGCATCGACGCCGGACAGGCGAGGAGTATACTTGCCCATGCCTTCGCGGCGGAACTGGTTGACCGCGTGAGTATCGAATCCCTGCACGACTCTCTCAACGCGCTGATCAATGCGCGACTGGACCGCAGCACCATCAGCTAA
- the sufB gene encoding Fe-S cluster assembly protein SufB — MSTETQELQELTSGEYKHGFVTEIESDTIPKGLSEDVIRLISQKKQEPEWMLERRLKAFRLWQTMEEPRWPNVHYEPIDYQDISYYSAPKVKDAPKSLDEVDPELLATYAKLGIPLHEQEMLAGVAVDAVFDSVSVATTFKDKLKEMGIIFCSFSEAVREHPELVEKYLGSVVPAADNYFSALNTAVFSDGSFVYIPKGVRCPMELSTYFRINSSETGQFERTLIIADEGAYVSYLEGCTAPIRDENQLHAAVVELIALDNAQIKYSTVQNWYPGDKEGKGGIYNFVTKRGKCAGINSKISWTQVETGSAITWKYPSCILAGDNSVGEFYSVAVTNNRQQADTGTKMIHLGKNTRSTIVSKGISAGESQNTYRGLVKISKNAHGARNFSQCDSMLLGDRCGAHTFPYIENANSSAQLEHEATTSKIGEDQIFYCNQRGISTEDAVNMIVNGFCKEVFRELPMEFAVEAQKLLGISLEGSVG; from the coding sequence ATGAGCACCGAAACACAAGAACTTCAGGAATTGACCAGCGGTGAATACAAGCACGGCTTCGTCACCGAAATCGAATCCGATACCATTCCCAAGGGATTGAGCGAAGACGTTATTCGCCTGATCTCACAGAAAAAGCAGGAGCCGGAGTGGATGCTCGAACGACGGCTGAAGGCCTTCCGTCTCTGGCAGACGATGGAGGAACCCCGCTGGCCCAATGTGCATTACGAGCCCATCGACTACCAGGATATCTCCTATTATTCTGCTCCGAAAGTGAAGGACGCTCCGAAGAGTCTCGACGAGGTCGATCCCGAGTTGCTGGCCACCTACGCCAAGCTGGGTATTCCGCTGCACGAGCAGGAAATGCTGGCCGGCGTTGCGGTTGATGCTGTGTTCGACAGCGTGTCAGTGGCGACAACCTTCAAAGACAAGCTGAAGGAAATGGGAATAATTTTCTGTTCCTTTTCCGAAGCGGTGCGCGAGCATCCCGAGCTGGTCGAGAAGTATCTGGGTTCGGTTGTCCCCGCCGCCGATAATTACTTTTCTGCCCTGAACACCGCCGTATTCAGCGACGGCAGCTTTGTCTACATCCCGAAGGGTGTGCGCTGCCCGATGGAGCTTTCGACCTACTTCCGCATCAACAGCAGCGAGACCGGGCAGTTCGAGCGCACTCTCATTATCGCCGACGAAGGTGCGTATGTGAGCTATCTCGAGGGGTGCACGGCACCGATACGCGACGAGAACCAGCTTCATGCGGCAGTGGTGGAACTGATCGCGTTGGACAACGCGCAGATCAAGTACTCGACGGTGCAGAACTGGTATCCCGGCGACAAGGAAGGCAAAGGCGGCATTTATAATTTCGTGACCAAACGCGGAAAATGCGCCGGCATCAACAGCAAGATCTCCTGGACACAGGTGGAGACCGGTTCGGCCATAACGTGGAAATACCCGAGCTGCATTCTCGCTGGCGACAATTCCGTGGGCGAATTTTACTCCGTGGCGGTGACCAATAACCGTCAGCAGGCGGATACCGGAACCAAAATGATTCACCTGGGCAAGAACACGCGCAGCACCATCGTGTCCAAGGGCATCTCCGCCGGCGAGAGCCAGAACACCTATCGCGGTCTGGTGAAAATTTCCAAAAATGCGCATGGGGCCCGGAATTTCTCCCAATGCGATTCCATGCTTCTCGGCGACAGATGCGGCGCGCACACCTTTCCCTACATAGAAAACGCCAACAGCTCCGCCCAGCTCGAGCACGAGGCCACGACATCGAAAATCGGAGAAGATCAGATTTTTTACTGCAACCAGCGCGGCATTTCCACCGAAGATGCGGTGAACATGATCGTCAATGGTTTCTGCAAGGAAGTGTTCCGCGAACTGCCCATGGAGTTCGCTGTGGAAGCCCAGAAACTGCTGGGCATCAGTCTTGAAGGAAGCGTCGGATAA
- a CDS encoding LamG domain-containing protein produces MDETPGTRGYIRTPADLDAAARALDRSLAQTRSPQKRFLLITDFYTQIRAVPEDWQQGYVLYLAPGLIELVRLPYVPSLPPENWAAALDFFAFVRAQAWADRFTQLDEAFAEAAGHAALTHAFVSSLREFHRLCLRHALLTVQLDENDWARIFGSSASAYETFRSYIGTLRDRTEVHLDWLYASLETWTAFRNRAGAVSVVMLEEDHLDRRPLGRVLLMDIHGSVNGTGGTHVGNVLGQQGVTTLEQLKEAQRQGERLLAGSLSVRVPHLEITFALHEGSAEIVGESLGLAAAAGLAATLSQRMNLSERWTLRPTIACVGSLDTEGNVEDPGWTIIEHKIRTGFYSPLEAMVIPAPHREAARHLVHRLQQRYPNRSLEMYGVQRLSDLPLLHGVMGVEHRSNAQRLREFVRQHSVAVLITVVVGLLFVVGFFAYKSYVDYPNLELSLGIDVGANAVVFNPRDSITWCLRDYAIVQPSVVDFGDLEVGDGFTRNFWLWNFSPGTLDVSLSVEGHDAGDWYLNWRNGTQEVLSTEQLQFSVMYSPLTPGKSKRARLVFRDAATGAALHQLELRGSAGAPTDAGYALQLDGKDDHIFFGKRSTAFDVPEGTFECWVKPYSTTRAMILHNGIARQAEPSTEDLWFGFLSPTTLYIRVGSEIGLVNLPPALVLAPGKWTHLALAYSIPGRSVAVYVNGIELERRKTDFIFEGPGSAFVTIGAQNTSRSREAFFHGELDDVRFWSVFRTAAEIRRSMHGTVPGLTPGLSGYWDMDATVENTVFNANLRAHSGILQGRTAVVRSTAPVSHPTRHTTLIAGPRGKTAVQLSAGRYLACARWPMQRHGDATFAFWFHQSGAPAIHFAYVNGERGWIALEDTATYTSVAKHWFVRKPEAGWHHAVLTTNGEGDLALYINGRLFDRNRTTNSGLHDWHYRFEGLQLGFRFDKQQQLSSKYYNWYHPTLNYPRAYADLHVWQRVLSADEIAELYGGTRLPERGLVASWNFDRQPDSYLNYQDNVNGLLMHVKQVRAWE; encoded by the coding sequence ATGGATGAAACACCGGGAACACGGGGGTACATCCGCACGCCCGCCGATCTGGACGCCGCGGCGCGCGCGCTTGATCGTTCTCTGGCTCAGACGCGGTCCCCGCAAAAGCGATTTCTGCTGATAACGGATTTCTATACACAGATCCGGGCGGTGCCGGAGGATTGGCAGCAGGGGTATGTGCTCTATCTCGCGCCGGGTCTGATCGAACTTGTTCGTCTTCCTTATGTTCCATCGCTGCCTCCGGAAAATTGGGCGGCAGCCCTGGATTTTTTTGCTTTCGTGCGTGCTCAGGCGTGGGCGGACCGCTTTACACAACTCGATGAAGCGTTCGCGGAGGCCGCCGGCCACGCCGCGCTCACGCATGCGTTCGTATCCTCCCTCCGTGAATTCCATCGGCTTTGCCTGCGTCACGCATTGCTTACAGTGCAACTCGATGAGAATGACTGGGCGCGCATTTTCGGTTCGTCCGCGAGCGCCTATGAAACGTTCCGCAGCTATATCGGCACCCTGCGTGATCGGACCGAAGTACACCTCGACTGGCTGTACGCGTCATTGGAAACCTGGACGGCGTTCCGCAATCGTGCGGGCGCGGTATCTGTGGTCATGCTCGAGGAGGATCATCTCGATCGCCGTCCCCTCGGACGCGTACTGTTGATGGACATCCACGGCTCCGTGAACGGGACCGGCGGCACGCATGTGGGAAATGTCCTTGGTCAACAGGGAGTAACGACACTTGAGCAGTTGAAGGAGGCGCAGCGACAGGGCGAGCGTCTGCTCGCCGGAAGCTTGTCTGTCCGCGTTCCACACCTCGAAATCACCTTCGCGCTTCATGAAGGAAGTGCGGAAATCGTCGGTGAATCACTGGGGCTCGCCGCCGCCGCGGGACTCGCGGCAACCCTGAGCCAGAGGATGAACCTGTCGGAACGCTGGACGCTCCGCCCGACTATTGCCTGTGTCGGTAGTCTCGACACGGAAGGGAATGTCGAGGACCCCGGCTGGACAATCATCGAGCATAAAATTCGCACAGGATTTTACTCACCTCTCGAAGCCATGGTCATTCCCGCTCCGCATCGGGAAGCGGCCCGCCACCTGGTCCACCGTTTACAGCAGCGCTATCCGAACCGGTCGCTGGAGATGTACGGAGTTCAGCGACTCAGCGATCTGCCGCTCCTGCACGGTGTAATGGGGGTGGAGCACCGCTCCAACGCGCAACGTCTGCGGGAGTTTGTCCGCCAGCATTCCGTCGCGGTGCTGATCACGGTGGTGGTGGGCCTGCTGTTTGTCGTGGGCTTTTTCGCGTACAAATCCTATGTGGATTATCCGAATCTGGAACTGTCGCTCGGCATCGATGTCGGAGCAAATGCCGTCGTATTCAATCCGCGAGATTCCATCACCTGGTGTCTGCGCGATTATGCCATCGTGCAGCCCTCGGTGGTTGACTTTGGTGACCTGGAAGTCGGAGATGGCTTCACGCGGAATTTCTGGCTGTGGAATTTTTCACCTGGCACGCTGGATGTCAGTCTGTCGGTCGAGGGCCACGATGCCGGCGATTGGTATCTGAACTGGCGCAACGGAACGCAGGAGGTCCTGTCCACCGAACAGCTTCAGTTCTCTGTCATGTATTCCCCGCTCACCCCCGGCAAATCGAAGCGTGCGCGCTTGGTCTTTCGCGATGCGGCGACCGGCGCCGCTTTGCATCAGCTGGAGTTGCGCGGCTCGGCCGGAGCGCCGACGGATGCAGGGTACGCACTGCAACTGGACGGAAAGGATGACCATATCTTTTTTGGGAAGCGCAGCACCGCCTTCGATGTGCCGGAGGGGACGTTTGAATGCTGGGTGAAGCCATACTCCACAACACGTGCCATGATTCTGCACAATGGCATTGCACGGCAGGCCGAGCCGTCGACAGAGGATCTCTGGTTCGGCTTTCTCTCGCCCACCACACTGTACATACGTGTAGGTTCCGAAATCGGACTCGTGAATCTCCCGCCTGCGCTTGTGCTCGCTCCGGGAAAATGGACGCATCTCGCGCTCGCATATTCGATCCCCGGAAGGAGCGTCGCGGTGTACGTCAACGGCATCGAGCTGGAACGGAGGAAGACGGATTTCATTTTCGAGGGACCGGGTTCCGCGTTCGTGACCATCGGCGCACAGAATACCTCACGCAGCCGCGAAGCGTTCTTTCACGGGGAGTTGGATGATGTGCGCTTCTGGTCGGTGTTCCGGACAGCAGCCGAGATCCGGCGAAGTATGCACGGAACCGTCCCGGGGCTCACACCGGGATTGAGCGGCTACTGGGATATGGATGCAACGGTGGAAAACACCGTGTTCAACGCAAATCTGCGCGCCCATTCCGGCATCCTGCAAGGGCGTACAGCCGTGGTGCGCTCAACTGCACCGGTGTCACACCCGACGCGGCATACGACGCTGATCGCCGGTCCGAGAGGGAAAACTGCCGTTCAGCTTTCGGCGGGTCGCTATCTCGCTTGTGCACGCTGGCCGATGCAACGGCATGGCGACGCCACCTTCGCGTTCTGGTTTCATCAGTCCGGAGCGCCGGCAATTCACTTCGCCTACGTCAACGGTGAACGCGGATGGATTGCTCTCGAGGACACTGCGACTTACACGTCGGTTGCAAAACACTGGTTCGTTCGTAAACCCGAAGCCGGCTGGCATCACGCGGTACTCACCACGAACGGTGAGGGAGATCTGGCTCTGTACATTAACGGACGGCTCTTCGACCGCAACCGAACGACCAATAGCGGATTGCACGATTGGCATTATCGCTTCGAAGGATTACAATTGGGATTTCGCTTCGATAAGCAGCAACAACTCAGCTCGAAGTACTACAACTGGTACCACCCGACACTCAACTATCCCAGAGCATACGCGGACTTGCATGTCTGGCAACGTGTGCTCTCGGCGGATGAGATCGCAGAGCTCTACGGCGGCACGCGTCTGCCCGAACGCGGTCTCGTCGCTTCGTGGAACTTCGACAGGCAACCCGACTCCTACCTCAATTACCAGGACAACGTGAACGGCCTGCTCATGCATGTGAAACAGGTTCGCGCCTGGGAGTGA
- a CDS encoding Rrf2 family transcriptional regulator, whose protein sequence is MKFSSQEEYGLRCLLQLARKGQGASMTIAEISDAEGISQAYVAKLLRLLRLNGFVDSVRGQEGGYTLSMPTSDMHVLDVLGALGGRFYKPGFCDNFSGTEEVCTHTFSCSIRPLWRRVQTAIDEVLGETTIADVLDAPHDTPPRVAIPRESLVSTRSAS, encoded by the coding sequence ATGAAGTTCAGCTCACAGGAAGAGTACGGGCTGCGCTGCTTGCTGCAACTTGCGCGCAAAGGGCAGGGCGCTTCGATGACCATCGCGGAAATCAGCGATGCGGAAGGCATTTCACAGGCCTATGTGGCAAAGCTGCTTCGGCTGCTTCGGCTTAACGGCTTTGTGGACAGCGTCCGCGGTCAGGAAGGCGGCTATACACTTTCGATGCCGACAAGTGACATGCATGTGCTTGACGTCCTCGGAGCCTTGGGCGGTCGCTTTTACAAGCCCGGCTTCTGTGACAATTTTTCCGGAACGGAGGAGGTGTGCACGCACACCTTCTCCTGCTCCATCCGCCCTCTCTGGCGACGCGTACAGACCGCAATCGACGAAGTGTTGGGAGAAACCACTATCGCCGATGTCCTGGACGCTCCCCATGATACACCTCCCCGCGTCGCCATCCCGAGGGAGTCACTCGTCTCTACCCGCTCCGCCTCCTAG
- a CDS encoding SUF system NifU family Fe-S cluster assembly protein, which translates to MIDEIRDLYQEVILDHNKHPYHFHAMTDADATLEGFNPLCGDHYTFYLKYDGSTIKEVSFEGSGCAISKASASIMSSVLEGKTREQADRLFELFVGIITAKLDPLEHLDELGKLAAFAGVSEFPMRVKCATLPWHTMHGALHGENQHVTTE; encoded by the coding sequence GTGATCGATGAAATACGAGATCTCTACCAGGAAGTGATACTGGACCACAATAAGCACCCGTACCACTTCCACGCCATGACGGATGCAGACGCCACACTGGAGGGATTCAATCCCCTGTGCGGTGATCATTACACGTTTTATCTGAAATACGACGGCAGCACGATTAAAGAAGTCAGTTTCGAAGGGAGCGGCTGTGCCATATCGAAGGCCTCCGCCTCGATCATGAGTTCTGTGCTCGAAGGCAAAACCCGCGAGCAGGCTGACCGGCTCTTTGAATTGTTCGTCGGCATTATCACCGCGAAACTGGATCCGTTGGAGCACCTCGACGAACTCGGCAAGCTCGCCGCTTTCGCAGGGGTGTCGGAATTCCCCATGCGCGTGAAATGCGCGACCTTACCCTGGCATACCATGCACGGGGCGTTGCATGGCGAGAACCAGCACGTGACTACGGAGTAG
- a CDS encoding SUF system Fe-S cluster assembly protein: protein MLKDEQLREIDENVVHVIKTCFDPEIPVNIYELGLIYQIRVKSDGAVTVNMTLTSPNCPAAQSLPAEVKEKVSQINGVTAVDINIVWDPPWSPSMMSEAARLELGFF, encoded by the coding sequence ATGCTGAAAGACGAGCAACTGCGAGAGATAGACGAGAACGTCGTGCACGTCATCAAGACCTGTTTCGACCCCGAGATACCCGTCAATATTTATGAACTCGGGTTGATTTATCAGATTCGGGTGAAATCGGACGGCGCCGTGACGGTGAACATGACGCTCACCTCCCCGAACTGTCCCGCCGCGCAATCCCTCCCCGCAGAGGTGAAAGAGAAGGTCAGCCAGATCAACGGTGTCACAGCGGTGGATATCAATATCGTCTGGGACCCGCCCTGGAGTCCGTCCATGATGTCCGAAGCGGCACGGCTTGAGCTGGGGTTCTTTTAG